In the Lepus europaeus isolate LE1 chromosome 18, mLepTim1.pri, whole genome shotgun sequence genome, one interval contains:
- the SEC14L1 gene encoding LOW QUALITY PROTEIN: SEC14-like protein 1 (The sequence of the model RefSeq protein was modified relative to this genomic sequence to represent the inferred CDS: deleted 1 base in 1 codon): MVQKYQSPVRVYKQPFELIMAAYERRFPTCPLIPMFVDSDTVNEFKSEDGAIHVIERRCKLDIDAPRLLKKIAGVDYVYFVQKNSLNARERTLHIEAHNETFSNRVIINEHCCYTVHPENEDWTCFEQSASLDIKSFFGFESTVEKIAMKQYTSNIKKGKEIIEYYLRQLEEEGITFVPRWTPPSLAPCTETAASGKQAAAAAVIPDAALREGLCGEASSTPGGVPEPAAGTPDDKLDADYIKRYLGDLTPLQESCLIRLRQWLQETHKGKIPKDEHILRFLRARDFNIDKAREILCQSLTWRKQHQVDYILDTWTPPQVLQDYYAGGWHHHDKDGRPLYVLRLGQMDTKGLVRALGEEALLRYVLSINEEGLRRCEENTKVFGRPISSWTCLVDLEGLNMRHLWRPGVKALLRIIEVVEANYPETLGRLLILRAPRVFPVLWTLVSPFIDDNTRRKFLIYAGNDYQGPGGLLDYIDKEIIPDFLSGECMCEVPEGGLVPKSLYRTAEELENEDLKLWTETIYQSASVFKGAPHEILIQIVDASSVITWDFDVCKGDVVFNIYHSKRSPQPPKKDSLGAHSITGPGGNNVQLIDRVWQLGRDYSMVESPLVCKEGESVQGSHVTRWPGFYILQWKFHSMPACATSSLPRVDDVLASLQVSSHKCKVMYYTEVIGSEDFRGSMTSLESSHSGFSQLSATTTSSSQSHSSSMISRWRFC, translated from the exons GCCTATGAGAGGAGGTTCCCTACCTGTCCCTTGATCCCAATGTTCGTGGACAGCGACACTGTGAATGAATTTAAGAGTGAAGATGGGGCCATTCATGTCATTGAGAGACGCTGCAAACTGGACATTGACGCCCCCAGGCTGCTGAAGAAG ATTGCAGGAGTTGATTATGTTTATTTTGTCCAGAAAAACTCTCTGAACGCTCGGGAACGCACTTTGCACATCGAGGCCCACAACGAGACGTTCTCGAATCGCGTCATCATTAACGAACACTGCTGCTACACT GTTCACCCTGAAAATGAAGACTGGACTTGCTTCGAACAGTCTGCGAGTTTGGATATTAAGTCTTTCTTTGGGTTTGAAAGTACTGTAGAAAAAATTGCCATGAAACAGTATACCAGCAACATTAAAAAA GGCAAGGAGATCATTGAGTACTACCTGCGGCAGCTAGAGGAGGAAGGCATCACCTTCGTGCCCCGCTGGACCCCGCCTTCCCTCGCGCCCTGCACGGAGACAGCGGCGAGCGGGAAGCAAGCAGCGGCCGCGGCCGTCATCCCAGACGCCGCcctcagggaggggctgtgcGGCGAGGCCTCCAGCACCCCGGGCGGTGTGCCGGAGCCCGCCGCGGGGACCCCGGACG ACAAGCTGGACGCAGACTACATCAAGAGGTACCTGGGTGACCTGACCCCTCTCCAGGAGAGCTGCCTCATCCGGCTGCGCCAGTGGCTCCAGGAAACCCACAAGGGCAAA ATCCCAAAAGATGAGCATATTCTTCGATTCCTGCGAGCTCGGGACTTTAACATTGACAAAGCCAGAGAGATCCTCTGCCAGTCTCTGACGTGGCGGAAGCAGCACCAGGTGGACTACATCCTGGACACCTGGACCCCGCCGCAGGTCCTTCAGGACTACTACGCAGGAGGCTGGCATCACCATGACAAAG ATGGGCGGCCGCTCTACgtgctcaggctgggccagatggacACCAAGGGGCTGGTGAGAGCCCTCGGAGAGGAGGCCCTGCTGAGATAC GTGCTCTCCATCAACGAGGAGGGGCTGAGGCGCTGTGAGGAGAACACCAAGGTCTTTGGCCGGCCGATCAG CTCCTGGACCTGCCTGGTGGACCTGGAAGGGCTGAACATGCGCCACCTCTGGAGGCCGGGGGTCAAGGCCCTGCTGCGGATCATCGAGGTGGTGGAGGCCAACTACCCCGAGACGCTGGGCCGGCTGCTCATCCTCCGCGCGCCCAGGGTCTTCCCTGTCCTCTGGACACTG GTTAGTCCGTTTATCGATGACAACACCAGAAGGAAATTCCTCATTTACGCGGGGAACGACTACCAGGGCCCCGGAGGCCTCTTGGACTACATCGACAAGGAGATCATCCCCGACTTCCTGAGCGGGGAGTGCATG TGTGAGGTGCCGGAGGGCGGACTGGTCCCCAAGTCTCTGTACCGGACCGCGGAGGAACTGGAGAATGAGGACCTGAAGCTGTGGACCGAGACCATCTACCAGTCCGCGAGCGTCTTCAAGGGCGCCCCGCACGAG ATCCTCATCCAGATCGTGGACGCCTCTTCCGTGATCACCTGGGACTTCGACGTGTGCAAAGGGGACGTCGTCTTCAACATCTATCACTCCAAGAGGTCACCACAGCCCCCCAAGAAGGACTCCCTGGGGGCCCACAGCATCACTGGCCCAGGCGGCAACAACGTGCAGCTCATAGACAGAGTGTGGCAGCTGGGCCGGGACTACAGCATGGTGGAGTCGCCCCTGGTGTGCAAAGAAGGAGAGAGCGTGCAG GGCTCACACGTGACCCGGTGGCCAGGCTTCTACATCCTGCAGTGGAAGTTCCACAGCATGCCGGCCTGCGCCACCAGCAGCCTGCCGCGC GTGGACGACGTGCTGGCCTCCCTGCAGGTGTCCTCCCACAAGTGCAAGGTCATGTACTACACGGAAGTGATTGGCTCCGAGGACTTCAG AGGCTCCATGACCAGCCTGGAGTCCAGTCACAGCGGCTTCTCGCAGCTGAGCGCCACCACCACATCCTCCAGCCAGTCGCACTCCAGCTCCATGATTTCCAG ATGGCGATTCTGCTGA